From a single Bryobacter aggregatus MPL3 genomic region:
- a CDS encoding HEAT repeat domain-containing protein — translation MNSIVEIERVFAQNAMQARSRLRQWKDTDPANFLQQTIELLKRGEDTGFTHMVLQLCREDRSSLQELLFTSDLLSLDESARLVHLVTKNDPNFQVDLVASVKAVLENTSSNLRSEELTRFLEILVSTVDAKWMLPFLSKLCEHSDERIRSKAVLLTGRVARSLPRNLELLCDLDPRVRANAVESLWTRKDLESIQFFREAVNDPNHRVSANALLGLYWAGEITAAQGIGRMATDPDPMRQLAGFWLMGQTRDSRYMSTVKTQLTRCSGQPRLVLIEAQERIRSRREEILSRPPLQVQTLRAERKSNGRLSLSCLVFSDTGQLLAPQDLLATNVVVHDGDLRVDYFRWTAHGGSAVWAGFLIPAESCIQESFALHLARALAVAMEAKRVADEWAIQRYRPQGGEDTGGATASLAENVKKLFSEFPATAFEKHLVVILGTALELNMLEEILHAPHPNPERVVVHLLYCGMLPDDELARWAQICAAGNGTFLLCRDVTQLPETLRSLVLSLQCKFSLTYCLGRLLPSVDGPAPVQVELFSELGYGKIFLRGHDLAG, via the coding sequence TTGAATTCGATCGTCGAAATCGAGCGGGTCTTCGCCCAGAATGCGATGCAGGCTCGAAGCCGGCTTCGCCAGTGGAAAGACACTGACCCTGCCAATTTTCTGCAGCAAACGATTGAACTTCTCAAACGGGGTGAAGACACCGGTTTCACCCACATGGTGCTCCAGCTTTGCCGCGAAGATCGCTCCAGCTTGCAGGAACTGCTCTTCACCTCCGATTTACTGAGTCTGGATGAATCAGCGCGTCTGGTTCATCTGGTCACAAAGAACGATCCCAACTTTCAAGTCGATCTGGTTGCCTCCGTCAAGGCGGTCCTGGAGAACACGAGCTCGAATCTTCGCAGTGAAGAGCTCACCCGTTTCCTCGAGATTCTCGTTTCCACTGTCGACGCAAAGTGGATGCTTCCTTTTCTGAGTAAGCTTTGTGAGCATTCTGATGAGCGCATTCGTTCGAAGGCAGTCCTTCTTACTGGACGTGTGGCGCGGAGCCTGCCGAGGAATCTCGAGCTGCTCTGCGACCTGGATCCCCGCGTGCGCGCCAATGCGGTGGAATCGCTATGGACACGGAAGGATCTCGAGTCGATCCAGTTCTTCCGGGAGGCTGTGAATGACCCAAACCATCGCGTGAGCGCAAACGCGTTACTTGGGCTCTACTGGGCAGGTGAGATCACGGCGGCGCAGGGGATCGGCCGGATGGCCACTGATCCCGATCCGATGCGGCAACTGGCGGGCTTTTGGCTGATGGGGCAGACACGTGATTCGCGCTACATGAGCACGGTCAAAACCCAACTGACTCGTTGTTCCGGGCAACCGCGGCTGGTCCTGATCGAGGCACAAGAACGGATCCGGAGCCGGCGCGAGGAGATTCTCAGCCGGCCGCCGCTGCAGGTCCAGACTTTGCGGGCAGAGAGAAAAAGCAATGGACGGCTCAGTCTCTCTTGTCTCGTCTTCTCGGACACGGGCCAGCTACTGGCCCCGCAAGACCTGCTCGCCACCAATGTTGTCGTGCATGACGGCGATCTTCGTGTGGATTACTTTCGCTGGACTGCGCACGGCGGGTCCGCTGTGTGGGCGGGATTTCTGATTCCAGCCGAGAGCTGCATACAAGAGAGTTTCGCGCTGCATCTGGCCCGGGCGCTGGCGGTTGCAATGGAAGCGAAGCGTGTTGCGGATGAGTGGGCAATCCAACGCTATCGGCCGCAGGGGGGAGAAGACACAGGCGGGGCAACGGCGAGCCTGGCTGAAAATGTCAAGAAACTCTTCAGTGAATTCCCGGCGACGGCATTCGAGAAGCATTTGGTTGTGATTCTCGGCACGGCACTTGAGCTGAACATGTTGGAAGAGATTCTGCATGCTCCGCATCCGAATCCGGAGCGGGTGGTGGTACACCTGCTCTACTGCGGCATGCTGCCGGATGACGAGCTTGCCCGTTGGGCGCAGATCTGCGCTGCGGGAAACGGGACCTTTCTCCTTTGCCGGGACGTCACACAGCTGCCTGAAACGCTGCGCAGCCTGGTGCTGAGCTTGCAATGCAAATTCAGCCTCACCTACTGTTTGGGAAGACTACTGCCGAGCGTGGATGGTCCGGCGCCGGTTCAGGTGGAGCTGTTTTCAGAACTTGGCTATGGGAAGATCTTCCTGCGTGGCCATGATCTTGCCGGCTAA